A genomic stretch from Frigoribacterium sp. PvP032 includes:
- a CDS encoding ABC transporter permease, translated as MTYLSELVSSRELLANLTMREVKGKYRRTVFGQLWSLINPIATMLVYTVVFSLIFRARIQTGDPSGIQVYPLWLMSGLLPWMFFTRVVNGGMSSITANGSLIKKVWFPRMNLPLSTVGSVGFTWLLEMGVLALVLVAFGSALYLYLPMIVLTMVCLALFAGGLAMLLAIINVHFRDMQHLMGIVLQMWMYLTPIIYPITLVERAASEHGAWILTVYRLNPMERFVEVFRNFLYDNRMPDPSDAAFVVLAAVITFIAGYLVFSRNDKKLAELL; from the coding sequence ATGACCTACCTCAGTGAGCTCGTGTCGTCGCGTGAGCTCTTGGCCAACCTCACCATGAGGGAGGTGAAGGGCAAGTACCGGCGAACGGTCTTCGGCCAGCTCTGGTCGCTCATCAACCCGATCGCGACGATGCTGGTCTACACGGTCGTCTTCTCGCTCATCTTCCGCGCTCGGATCCAGACCGGTGATCCCAGTGGCATCCAGGTCTATCCCTTGTGGCTCATGTCAGGTCTGCTGCCCTGGATGTTCTTCACGCGGGTCGTGAACGGAGGCATGTCCTCCATCACGGCCAACGGATCCCTCATCAAGAAGGTCTGGTTCCCGAGGATGAACCTGCCACTGTCGACGGTGGGCTCAGTGGGGTTCACCTGGTTGCTGGAGATGGGCGTCCTCGCCCTCGTCCTCGTGGCGTTCGGGTCTGCTCTCTACCTGTATCTGCCCATGATCGTGCTCACGATGGTGTGCCTCGCGCTCTTCGCCGGCGGACTCGCCATGTTGTTGGCGATCATCAACGTCCATTTCCGCGACATGCAGCACTTGATGGGCATCGTGCTCCAGATGTGGATGTACCTGACGCCCATCATCTACCCGATCACTCTCGTCGAGCGGGCGGCGTCGGAGCACGGGGCCTGGATACTGACCGTCTACCGTCTCAACCCGATGGAGCGGTTCGTCGAGGTGTTCCGGAACTTCCTCTACGACAATCGGATGCCTGATCCGAGTGACGCCGCGTTCGTCGTGCTCGCAGCGGTCATCACCTTCATCGCGGGCTACCTCGTCTTCTCGCGCAACGACAAGAAACTGGCTGAGCTCCTGTGA
- a CDS encoding glycosyltransferase family 2 protein has product MTVVVPVYDDMTGLEKCVRSLLETVDVTVDRVLLSNDVGPQVDAIEDMLLSLIEGREGFEYHRNAVNLGFVGNCNQAVLELDKTGNDVLLLNSDTVTTTGFIDEMAEVLYSSSQHGVVAPRSNNATIASMPLERRVVSGQRPFPRTQAVHDSVAPLLPRFTVAPVAMGFCYLVRRELIDLYGFFDETFAPGYGEENDFCLRVNEHGWQSVLANRALVFHAGSTSFGSDVGPALRFAHEKLLIERYPFYVGALALWAAVDRDPVDLFADTFLPSDDLVRVAVDLRMPSARRELTGLTDLVGELHRRSGIEVTVLASRRQREAIASTVPGVRVVDEGSLTTIFDAVVLPSPLTDLRRVVRACTVAPRLIVQAHPAPDSRWSVRVASGKGDAGFRGLSLLADAHVDLRGEGAADAVREAAGRPIDIERLRARWQQVADAAIALGTTVIPRRASRQRRLALLLAANHPRLSNTLRARLRR; this is encoded by the coding sequence GTGACCGTCGTGGTCCCGGTCTACGACGACATGACGGGCCTGGAGAAGTGCGTGCGCTCCCTTCTCGAGACGGTCGACGTCACCGTCGACAGGGTTCTCCTGAGCAACGACGTCGGCCCCCAGGTCGACGCGATCGAGGACATGCTCCTCAGCCTCATCGAAGGACGCGAGGGTTTCGAGTACCACCGCAACGCCGTGAACCTCGGCTTCGTGGGCAACTGCAACCAGGCGGTGCTCGAGCTCGACAAGACCGGCAACGACGTCCTCCTGCTCAACAGCGACACGGTGACGACTACGGGCTTCATCGACGAGATGGCAGAGGTGCTGTACTCGTCTTCCCAGCACGGGGTAGTGGCTCCGAGGAGCAACAACGCGACGATCGCGAGCATGCCGCTCGAGCGCCGGGTGGTCTCAGGACAGCGGCCGTTCCCCCGGACGCAGGCGGTCCACGACTCGGTCGCCCCGTTGCTGCCCCGCTTCACCGTGGCGCCGGTCGCCATGGGGTTCTGCTATCTGGTGCGCCGCGAACTCATCGACCTCTACGGCTTCTTCGATGAGACCTTCGCGCCCGGCTACGGCGAGGAGAACGACTTCTGCCTCCGGGTGAACGAGCACGGCTGGCAGTCCGTCCTCGCCAATCGTGCACTCGTGTTCCACGCTGGTTCGACGAGCTTCGGCAGCGATGTGGGCCCCGCGCTGCGGTTCGCCCACGAGAAACTGCTCATCGAGAGGTATCCCTTCTACGTCGGAGCGCTTGCGCTCTGGGCGGCCGTCGATCGTGACCCCGTGGACTTGTTCGCCGACACGTTCCTGCCGTCCGACGATCTCGTCCGTGTGGCCGTCGACCTCCGGATGCCTTCGGCACGGCGCGAGCTGACGGGCCTCACCGACCTCGTCGGCGAACTCCACCGTCGGAGCGGCATCGAGGTGACCGTCCTCGCATCCCGCCGTCAGCGCGAGGCGATCGCGTCGACGGTTCCCGGGGTCCGCGTAGTCGACGAAGGGTCGCTGACCACCATCTTCGACGCAGTCGTGCTCCCTTCGCCCCTCACCGACCTGCGCCGCGTGGTCCGAGCCTGCACCGTGGCTCCCCGTCTCATCGTCCAGGCCCATCCAGCCCCGGATTCACGATGGTCGGTGCGAGTCGCTTCCGGGAAGGGCGACGCCGGCTTCCGCGGGCTGTCACTCTTGGCAGACGCCCACGTCGACCTGCGCGGAGAGGGTGCGGCTGACGCTGTGCGCGAGGCGGCCGGCAGACCCATCGACATCGAACGCCTCAGGGCCAGGTGGCAGCAGGTAGCCGACGCCGCCATCGCACTCGGGACGACCGTCATCCCTCGACGCGCGAGCCGCCAGCGCCGACTCGCGCTCTTGCTCGCCGCCAACCACCCGAGACTGAGCAACACCCTCCGGGCCCGCCTGAGGCGCTGA
- a CDS encoding ABC transporter ATP-binding protein — protein MTPPAVVVDDISKKFRLYHEQNNSLKSALMRGRKSVHEDFWALNNISFEVPQGSTFGLIGRNGSGKSTLLKCLAKILVPDEGTITARGRQASLLEVGSGFHPELSGRENVFLNGSILGMTKREVSRRFDEIVSFAGVEKFIDQPVKNYSSGMYVRLGFSVAVSVTPDILVVDEVLAVGDAAFQKKCRHKFADMKRDGQTVILVSHSMNTVKEMCDQVAWLDSGELVVAGAADDVIKAYSATV, from the coding sequence GTGACCCCTCCCGCGGTCGTCGTCGACGACATCTCCAAGAAGTTCCGGCTCTACCACGAGCAGAACAACTCGCTGAAGTCTGCGTTGATGCGTGGTCGCAAGTCTGTGCACGAGGATTTCTGGGCACTCAACAACATCTCGTTCGAGGTGCCCCAGGGGTCGACCTTCGGGCTCATCGGCCGGAACGGCTCCGGGAAGTCCACGCTCTTGAAGTGCCTCGCGAAGATCCTCGTCCCTGACGAAGGCACCATCACTGCCAGAGGCCGTCAGGCATCGTTGCTCGAAGTGGGCAGTGGCTTCCACCCGGAGCTCTCAGGTCGTGAGAACGTCTTCCTCAACGGTTCCATCCTCGGCATGACGAAACGAGAGGTGAGTCGTCGGTTCGACGAGATCGTGAGCTTCGCAGGAGTGGAGAAGTTCATCGACCAGCCCGTGAAGAACTACTCGTCGGGCATGTACGTGCGGCTCGGCTTCTCCGTCGCGGTGAGCGTGACGCCTGACATCCTCGTCGTCGATGAGGTCCTCGCCGTTGGTGACGCAGCGTTCCAGAAGAAATGTCGGCACAAGTTCGCCGACATGAAGCGCGATGGACAGACGGTCATCCTGGTCTCCCACTCCATGAACACGGTGAAGGAGATGTGCGATCAGGTGGCATGGCTGGACAGCGGCGAGCTCGTCGTCGCCGGGGCGGCCGACGACGTCATCAAGGCCTACTCGGCGACCGTCTGA
- a CDS encoding glycosyltransferase family 4 protein has translation MRVYFANHSTAPVNLGGAERSLIRLVEDWRARRPDLEILFLTKAPAGQFIAALRSRGWDFRAFRFRGWAVPSEQPAPAAERAAFATVDYAAVRSMIAEMERVRPDLVVTNTLVAPWAAFAAAALDIPHAWFVREYGDLDHGLQFQSGRASTIHDIGLLSQAVFTNSYALKAHLSQHLDGDAVTVVYPRVDADTVRRSAALVPALPVFAGDAPGLKVTVVGRVEPGKGQYRVIDALGLLETRGIRASLCIVGSWKEPGYDVELRDRARALGVAERVHFVGEQDNPYPFIAAADVCVTPSTLEAFGRTTLEYMIAGRAVVASDAGGSAELVVPGDTGSLFDLDDPRSLSDALAEYAADPDLALRHGAAAARRADEILGGANGNDAAIDRLESLVGGPAYRLPDIARYWFELPDAYSSLGATSARMALGLLASRLRTRTGLVGRAARRPGAVLKRLAGR, from the coding sequence ATGCGCGTCTACTTCGCCAACCACAGCACCGCCCCGGTGAACCTGGGCGGCGCCGAACGGTCGCTCATCCGTCTCGTCGAGGACTGGAGGGCGCGACGCCCGGACCTCGAGATCTTGTTCCTGACGAAGGCTCCGGCGGGCCAGTTCATCGCAGCGCTCCGATCGCGCGGCTGGGATTTTCGCGCCTTCCGCTTCCGCGGCTGGGCAGTGCCGAGCGAGCAGCCTGCCCCCGCAGCAGAGCGCGCTGCCTTCGCGACCGTCGACTACGCGGCAGTTCGCTCCATGATCGCCGAGATGGAACGGGTCCGCCCCGATCTCGTGGTCACGAACACGCTCGTCGCGCCCTGGGCGGCCTTCGCCGCCGCAGCCCTCGACATCCCGCACGCGTGGTTCGTCCGCGAGTACGGCGACCTCGATCACGGACTGCAGTTCCAGTCGGGCCGCGCGTCGACCATCCACGACATCGGTCTGCTGTCCCAGGCCGTGTTCACGAACTCGTACGCGCTCAAGGCACATCTCTCGCAGCACCTCGACGGCGACGCGGTCACCGTCGTCTACCCTCGCGTGGACGCGGACACGGTGAGGCGTAGTGCTGCCCTCGTGCCCGCTTTACCGGTCTTCGCCGGGGACGCACCAGGCCTGAAGGTGACCGTCGTCGGTCGCGTCGAACCCGGCAAGGGCCAGTACCGGGTCATCGACGCCCTCGGCCTGCTGGAGACCCGAGGGATCCGAGCGTCCCTGTGCATCGTGGGGTCGTGGAAGGAACCCGGCTACGACGTGGAGCTGCGCGACCGCGCCAGAGCGCTCGGCGTCGCAGAGAGGGTCCACTTCGTCGGTGAACAGGACAACCCGTACCCGTTCATCGCGGCGGCTGACGTGTGCGTGACGCCCTCCACGCTCGAGGCCTTCGGGAGGACCACCCTCGAGTACATGATCGCCGGACGCGCCGTCGTGGCTTCCGACGCCGGTGGCAGCGCAGAGCTGGTCGTGCCCGGTGACACCGGTTCCCTGTTCGACCTCGACGATCCGAGGTCCCTCTCGGACGCGTTGGCCGAGTACGCGGCAGACCCGGACCTGGCTCTGCGACACGGGGCCGCAGCGGCACGGCGGGCGGACGAGATCCTGGGCGGGGCGAACGGGAACGATGCCGCGATCGATCGTCTCGAGTCGCTCGTGGGCGGCCCCGCCTACCGCTTGCCGGACATCGCCCGCTACTGGTTCGAGCTCCCGGACGCCTACTCGTCCCTGGGCGCCACGAGCGCTCGGATGGCCCTGGGCCTGCTGGCCTCGAGACTCCGGACGCGGACCGGGCTCGTCGGCCGGGCAGCGCGTCGACCTGGAGCCGTCCTGAAGCGGTTGGCCGGACGGTGA
- a CDS encoding glycosyltransferase, whose protein sequence is MPKHEPTWRRLGVRAARLGLGRRYDRVRDAVLGPQPSTRRLSDSAAAEALLDSGLFRADHWAAQTGRVFRDAVAAAQDFIAAGMASGGTPHEALSLAYFPSVPRTHYRQGRIQAFLSYLRSPEARQHPWGPHFDPREIAALTGSADVDLLGFLAALEDDSVLPSVHGVPSARYGQLRAALADLAATKGSFSTLHGRSRYTEWDTDTERAWLDAAPALPVAAMSDDGPIVSVVMPVWNRAEYVSTAARSVLAQTLDDWELVIVDDGSDDATPEALARLAMTDPRIRVVHQERSGVGAARNHGIDVARGRYVAFLDSDNTWRPEFLGRTVAHLERGPERAATAALRMTSAVQGVEYFGTFVTYEQLKLRNYIDLNTLVVEAELLREIGGFDPMIKRWNDHDLIIRVARKTSIDYLPFIGCDYLNDDSVQRISTTQSANWQFSVLGKNLVDWVEVAAGLREPDLTSVVIVARGGQGPATAAALSVLADADANGRPVEIVIVEVNSTWPVSAALVGSFAGEDRVQVLSLAADLGDGLDANLAFASTHGETVVFLDALLTVRTGWLGHVMGELAETGVAAVQGVVTAEDGTVAHAGYVVTAEGERPWDLLAGFPLTDAQRHDGRGLVALSRQALAMSAATFIEHRGFDGLFYNCVEDVDLCRRIAAAGGELRVAAQAVAVRASRPHLPPAPRQRESAQLLLERWAGDFRPDAAGQYAKVGLDIAHVAPQQDDSHHGPEPIVVRHPRSSAIGNGPALRWAVKIGADFTPGGDKWGDVPFAADLAESLRRLGQDVVVDRHPAFRRRTAYVDDVVLGIRGRHPVVPQPGAVNVLWVISRPDLVEPDELKGFDLVFAASAKWAEYMSERSGTHIETLLQATNGRRFDHRRGTADTSDSVLFVGGPRPPVGRQIVVDAIAAGLPVEAWGKNWGAFVEDVHVGGQFLDNDVVSRAYRGARIVLNDHFEDMKEWGFVNNRLFDAVASGARVVSDDVEGIDDIFGPAVVTYRSVGDLQGIADDRLESTFLDEDARVLAAEAVLAHHTFDARAAQLLEAVLSARRP, encoded by the coding sequence TTGCCCAAGCACGAGCCCACTTGGCGACGGTTGGGGGTCCGAGCCGCTCGGCTCGGCCTCGGGCGGCGATACGACCGCGTCCGGGATGCTGTCCTCGGCCCGCAGCCGTCCACGAGGCGGTTGAGTGACTCAGCGGCCGCCGAGGCGCTTCTCGACTCAGGTCTCTTCCGCGCGGACCACTGGGCTGCCCAGACCGGCCGTGTCTTTCGCGACGCGGTCGCCGCGGCCCAGGATTTCATCGCGGCAGGCATGGCATCGGGCGGGACTCCGCATGAAGCCCTGTCCCTCGCCTACTTCCCGAGCGTGCCCCGCACCCACTACCGCCAGGGGCGGATCCAGGCGTTCCTCAGCTACCTCCGGTCACCCGAGGCTCGCCAGCATCCTTGGGGGCCGCACTTCGACCCGCGGGAGATCGCTGCCCTGACCGGCTCAGCGGATGTCGATCTGCTCGGGTTCCTCGCGGCTCTGGAAGACGACAGCGTCTTGCCCTCCGTCCACGGTGTTCCTTCGGCTCGATACGGCCAGCTGCGAGCAGCGCTCGCCGACCTCGCGGCGACGAAGGGCTCCTTCTCGACCCTCCATGGCCGCAGTCGGTACACCGAGTGGGACACCGACACGGAACGAGCCTGGTTGGATGCGGCTCCCGCTCTGCCCGTGGCGGCGATGTCGGATGACGGGCCCATCGTGAGTGTGGTCATGCCCGTGTGGAACCGAGCTGAGTACGTCAGCACCGCCGCTCGGTCCGTCTTGGCACAGACCCTCGACGACTGGGAACTCGTCATCGTGGACGACGGGTCCGATGACGCCACACCCGAGGCCCTGGCTCGACTTGCGATGACGGATCCTCGCATCCGCGTCGTGCACCAGGAGCGAAGTGGCGTGGGCGCTGCCCGTAATCACGGCATCGACGTAGCACGAGGACGTTACGTCGCCTTCCTCGACTCGGACAACACGTGGCGCCCTGAGTTCCTGGGTCGGACTGTGGCTCACCTCGAACGAGGGCCCGAACGTGCGGCCACGGCTGCTCTCCGCATGACGTCCGCGGTTCAGGGAGTGGAGTACTTCGGCACCTTCGTCACCTACGAACAGCTCAAGCTGCGCAACTACATCGACCTGAACACCCTCGTCGTCGAGGCGGAGCTCCTCCGGGAGATCGGTGGCTTCGACCCGATGATCAAGCGCTGGAACGACCACGACCTCATCATCCGAGTGGCCCGGAAGACGTCCATCGACTACCTGCCGTTCATCGGCTGTGACTACCTCAACGACGACAGCGTGCAGCGCATCTCGACCACCCAGTCGGCCAACTGGCAGTTCTCCGTGCTGGGTAAGAACCTGGTGGACTGGGTGGAGGTCGCTGCTGGCCTGCGGGAACCTGACCTCACCAGCGTGGTCATCGTCGCGCGGGGCGGACAAGGTCCTGCCACCGCGGCGGCCCTGTCGGTGCTCGCGGACGCGGATGCGAACGGACGGCCCGTCGAGATCGTGATCGTGGAGGTGAACAGCACCTGGCCCGTCTCGGCAGCACTCGTCGGCAGCTTCGCCGGGGAGGACCGTGTCCAGGTCTTGTCCCTCGCCGCAGACCTCGGCGACGGACTCGACGCCAACCTGGCCTTCGCATCCACGCACGGCGAGACAGTGGTGTTCCTCGACGCGCTCCTCACGGTGAGGACCGGTTGGCTCGGACATGTCATGGGTGAACTGGCCGAGACGGGGGTCGCTGCGGTCCAGGGTGTCGTCACCGCGGAGGACGGGACGGTGGCCCATGCGGGATACGTCGTCACGGCCGAGGGCGAGCGGCCGTGGGACCTACTGGCAGGGTTCCCGCTCACGGACGCGCAGCGACACGACGGCCGCGGTCTGGTAGCCCTGTCTCGGCAGGCCCTCGCGATGTCGGCGGCGACCTTCATCGAGCACCGTGGATTCGACGGCCTCTTCTACAACTGCGTCGAGGACGTCGACCTGTGCCGCCGCATCGCGGCGGCCGGGGGCGAACTCCGAGTAGCCGCGCAGGCCGTCGCGGTGAGGGCGTCCCGGCCGCACCTTCCCCCGGCTCCGCGCCAGAGGGAGAGCGCACAGCTCCTGCTCGAACGCTGGGCCGGAGACTTCCGGCCAGACGCGGCCGGCCAGTACGCCAAGGTCGGTCTCGACATCGCTCACGTCGCACCTCAGCAGGACGACAGCCACCACGGTCCGGAACCCATCGTCGTGCGGCACCCGCGGTCGAGTGCCATCGGGAACGGCCCGGCACTTCGATGGGCCGTCAAGATCGGAGCGGACTTCACTCCCGGCGGCGACAAGTGGGGGGATGTGCCTTTCGCGGCGGATCTCGCCGAATCGCTTCGACGACTGGGCCAGGACGTCGTGGTGGACAGGCACCCGGCGTTCCGTCGACGAACGGCTTACGTCGACGACGTCGTGCTGGGCATCCGTGGGCGGCACCCTGTCGTCCCGCAGCCCGGTGCGGTCAACGTCTTGTGGGTGATCAGCCGTCCCGATCTCGTCGAGCCCGACGAGCTCAAGGGCTTCGACCTGGTGTTCGCCGCGTCCGCCAAGTGGGCCGAGTACATGTCCGAGCGCTCCGGCACCCACATCGAGACGCTGTTGCAGGCGACGAACGGTCGCCGGTTCGACCACCGCCGGGGGACCGCCGACACGTCCGACTCCGTCTTGTTCGTCGGTGGTCCTCGGCCGCCCGTCGGCCGTCAGATCGTGGTCGATGCGATAGCAGCCGGGCTGCCCGTCGAGGCCTGGGGCAAGAACTGGGGCGCCTTCGTCGAGGACGTGCACGTGGGCGGCCAGTTCCTCGACAACGACGTCGTCTCACGCGCTTACCGCGGAGCCCGGATCGTGCTGAACGACCACTTCGAGGACATGAAGGAGTGGGGGTTCGTGAACAACAGGCTCTTCGACGCCGTCGCCAGTGGAGCGCGCGTCGTCAGTGACGACGTCGAGGGGATCGACGACATCTTCGGCCCTGCAGTCGTGACGTATCGATCGGTCGGCGACCTGCAGGGGATCGCCGACGACCGGCTCGAATCGACGTTCCTGGACGAGGATGCGCGCGTCCTGGCGGCGGAGGCCGTGCTGGCCCACCACACGTTCGACGCCCGGGCGGCTCAGCTCCTCGAGGCGGTCTTGTCTGCTCGTCGTCCTTGA
- a CDS encoding acyltransferase — MTAVIPELRRRENNLDFLRLMGALAVIVGHAFVLVGRLGDVPRVLGVPIHQMGVCVFFVISGYLITKSWVRRPHLPSYLLARGLRIFPALGVVSLGTVLVLGTVLTSLPVERYLGEPGTWRYMLNVLLRPVFRLPGVFEDLPYPGSVNGSLWTLPAEFACYLLVPLLMVLPKAARVPATVILALGVAWYALEGTAPGIFWGTSALQSATPWVFFLGGMLCALLVPRDAFRLDLAFVLLVVSLVATALVPGQWRVVLWITLPYTILSFGLTATPFLRRSSRFGDVSYGLYIFAFPVQQVVIAHLGVLPLAANVGVVTGVTLVLAFASWHLVEAPAMTLKTRVEAWNDRRASRADAETVVTV, encoded by the coding sequence GTGACAGCCGTTATCCCCGAGCTCCGACGCCGGGAGAACAACCTCGACTTCCTGCGGCTCATGGGCGCACTTGCCGTCATCGTGGGTCATGCCTTCGTGTTGGTGGGGCGACTGGGCGACGTGCCCAGGGTCCTCGGCGTGCCGATCCACCAGATGGGTGTCTGCGTCTTCTTCGTCATCAGCGGGTACCTCATCACGAAGAGCTGGGTACGACGCCCGCATCTGCCGTCGTACCTCCTGGCTCGCGGTCTTCGCATCTTCCCGGCCCTCGGCGTGGTGTCGCTGGGCACCGTGCTCGTTCTCGGCACCGTTCTCACCTCTCTGCCCGTCGAGCGTTACCTCGGGGAGCCCGGCACATGGCGGTACATGCTCAACGTCCTCCTGCGACCCGTGTTCCGACTCCCGGGCGTCTTCGAGGATCTGCCCTACCCGGGATCAGTCAACGGGTCCCTCTGGACGCTCCCCGCAGAGTTCGCCTGCTATCTCCTCGTCCCGTTGCTCATGGTGCTCCCGAAGGCTGCCCGAGTCCCCGCGACGGTCATCCTGGCTCTCGGCGTCGCTTGGTACGCGCTCGAGGGAACGGCGCCCGGCATCTTCTGGGGAACGTCGGCGCTGCAGTCCGCCACACCGTGGGTGTTCTTCCTCGGAGGAATGCTCTGTGCGCTCCTGGTGCCTCGCGACGCCTTCCGCCTGGACCTCGCATTCGTTCTGCTGGTCGTGTCGCTCGTCGCGACGGCGCTCGTTCCGGGCCAGTGGCGCGTCGTGCTCTGGATCACCCTTCCCTACACCATCCTGTCGTTCGGGCTGACAGCGACGCCGTTCCTCCGTCGTAGCTCCCGCTTCGGCGATGTCTCCTACGGTCTCTACATCTTCGCGTTCCCCGTCCAGCAGGTCGTCATAGCGCACCTGGGCGTCTTGCCACTCGCTGCGAACGTGGGTGTCGTGACCGGCGTCACGCTCGTGCTGGCGTTCGCCTCCTGGCATCTCGTCGAAGCGCCGGCGATGACCCTGAAGACCCGGGTGGAAGCATGGAACGACCGACGGGCCAGCAGAGCCGACGCGGAAACGGTCGTCACCGTCTGA